One Artemia franciscana unplaced genomic scaffold, ASM3288406v1 Scaffold_1420, whole genome shotgun sequence genomic region harbors:
- the LOC136042532 gene encoding ankyrin-1-like, protein MRDDYDVNCSLISAVRDGNMERTKKLINSFGLSYSKGWSEGYVLLCDALLYRRIEIAKLLLNHGCKVNSRNMSSDTPLHLAVDSSDTEVVEMILDKGARMNAVNTLGETPLHRAIKNRDKIFEMTKLLLKHGSNVNVRTNYGTTPLHLAASRRCPQIVDYLLKHGADVNVIEDNGASPLHLAASEGCSQTVDYLLKYGAHVDCVYTFSWRKGYTPLHCAAEGRSTEVVQLLLDCGANVDAKAEESNTPLHIAVLNKKETIVELLLRYGAKVDNQDKKGKTALRLAVENGYASLLPTIQNILKYSPDINNQSNRESLKIAVCRHTELFKEVVEALVEYGFGINLEDANNTELFHAAFEKGYVKIVEDFLKCGGNVNTLLGLSRHGEGYTPLHIAVINKQEEMANLLISNEADINARDENGKTPIFYAVKNNDLNLTKFLLVNKANVKDSPEVLFKAVETECVEIVEVLLRYDADVTTTDKYGRTALHFIGLQDAGFAVVHKCKNPEVKDAIAKLLLNRGADVDAQTIKGVTALHFAIRQQNVKIVETILEYNGNVNLGTKSGVMPLCLSSLTGNVEICTLLLNKGANVNVKKNDEISALHIATQNNHGNIVKLLLKHGADVDAQIIKGETALHFAIQNENLKIVETILEYNANVNLGTKNGDMPLCLSSLKGNVEICTLLLNKGANVNVKKNGGISALHIAAKNHHGNIVKLLLKYGARVNSQDNDGRTALHYACYNGHVEAVEELLEHGSDINITSKNGCTALDDNAAGIESFYRNCYFDTDRGVFVGEITLNLIICLIVKMKTANLYVSEKNIQSMSTIRDDEREMQDQYLRELARMRKEKIVNSNISFYDILVKGASSLAACMRNKNVVEISKTARYETQFPSYASIIKSQFRKGMERNNLLEPANRCFSSLFNGYTELPYECGEKILKYISNEDLKNLIDAFEPNYIS, encoded by the coding sequence ATGCGAGATGACTATGATGTTAACTGTAGTTTAATTTCTGCAGTTCGTGACGGGAACATGGAAAGAACAAAGAAGCTAATCAATTCGTTTGGGCTCTCTTACTCTAAAGGATGGTCAGAAGGATACGTATTACTTTGTGATGCTTTGTTATACAGAAGAATAGAAATTGCTAAATTACTCTTAAATCACGGATGTAAAGTAAACAGTAGAAACATGTCTTCCGACACGCCACTTCATTTGGCTGTTGATAGTAGTGATACAGAAGTTGTTGAAATGATTCTAGACAAAGGAGCTAGGATGAATGCAGTAAACACACTGGGAGAAACTCCACTTCATCGTGCGATAAAAAACagagataaaatttttgaaatgacgAAATTACTTCTAAAGCATGGAAGTAATGTTAACGTAAGAACAAATTATGGTACAactccacttcatttagcagcttctCGAAGATGCCCACAAATTGTTGATTATCTTTTGAAGCATGGAGCTGATGTTAATGTAATAGAAGATAATGGtgcaagtccacttcatttagcagcttctGAAGGATGCTCTCAAACTGTTGATTATCTTCTCAAATACGGAGCCCATGTTGATTGTGTATATACTTTTTCATGGCGCAAAGGATATACACCACTGCACTGCGCTGCTGAAGGGCGCAGTACAGAAGTTGTTCAGCTACTTTTGGACTGTGGTGCTAATGTTGATGCTAAGGCGGAGGAAAGCAACACCCCTCTTCATATTgctgttttgaataaaaaagaaaccattGTCGAACTCCTTTTACGGTATGGAGCTAAAGTTGACAATCAGGATAAAAAGGGCAAAACTGCACTACGCCTCGCTGTTGAAAATGGTTACGCCTCGCTGTTACCGACTATTCAGAATATTTTGAAGTATAGCCCAGATATTAATAATCAAAGCAACAGAGAATCTCTTAAAATTGCAGTGTGTCGCCATACTGAATTGTTTAAAGAGGTTGTTGAGGCTCTTGTAGAATATGGTTTTGGTATAAACCTCGAAGATGCAAATAACACAGAGTTGTTTCATGCTGCTTTTGAAAAAGGATATGTCAAGATCGTTGAAGACTTTTTAAAGTGTGGTGGTAATGTTAATACGCTTCTTGGTCTTAGCAGACACGGAGAAGGTTATACACCCTTACATATTGCagttataaataaacaagaagAAATGGCTAATTTATTGATAAGCAATGAAGCTGATATAAATGCCCGAGATGAAAATGGGAAAACCCCGATATTTTATGCTGTGAAGAACAACGATTTAAACCTTACGAAGTTCCTTTTAGTTAATAAAGCTAATGTAAAAGACAGTCCTGAGGTTCTGTTCAAAGCTGTTGAAACGGAATGCGTCGAAATTGTTGAAGTTCTTTTGAGATATGATGCTGATGTTACCACTACTGATAAGTATGGTCGAACAGCATTACACTTTATTGGGTTACAAGATGCTGGTTTTGCTGTTGTACATAAATGTAAAAATCCTGAGGTTAAGGACGCAATAGCGAAACTGCTTCTAAACAGAGGCGCTGATGTTGACGCTCAAACTATAAAGGGCGTAACAGCTCTTCATTTTGCAATTCGAcaacaaaatgtaaaaattgttgaaactaTTTTGGAATATAATGGAAATGTTAACCTAGGAACAAAAAGCGGAGTCATGCCTCTGTGTCTCTCTTCTCTTACAGGAAATGTAGAAATTTGCACACTGCTTCTGAATAAAGGAGCTAATGTAAATGTGAAGAAAAACGATGAAATTTCTGCACTCCACATTGCAACTCAAAATAATCATGGGAACATTGTAAAACTTTTGCTAAAACATGGTGCTGATGTTGACGCTCAAATTATAAAGGGCGAAACAGCTCTTCATTTTGCCATtcaaaacgaaaatttaaaaattgttgaaacaaTTTTGGAATATAATGCAAATGTTAACCTGGGAACAAAAAATGGAGACATGCCTCTGTGTCTCTCTTCTCTTAAAGGAAATGTAGAAATTTGCACACTGCTTCTGAATAAAGGAGCTAATGTAAATGTGAAGAAAAACGGTGGAATTTCCGCACTCCACATTGCAGCTAAAAATCATCACGGGAACATTGTAAAACTGTTACTAAAATATGGTGCCAGAGTTAATTCTCAAGATAATGATGGCAGAACAGCCCTTCACTATGCTTGTTATAATGGGCATGTTGAAGCTGTTGAAGAGCTCCTGGAACATGGGTCCGACATAAACATTACGAGTAAAAATGGTTGTACAGCTCTTGATGACAATGCTGCTGGGATAGAGTCATTTTATAGAAACTGTTACTTTGATACCGATCGTGGTGTTTTTGTGGGGGAAATAACTCTTAATCTTATTATTTGCCTTATAGTTAAAATGAAAACGGCAAATTTATAtgtaagtgaaaaaaatatacaatcgATGAGTACAATAAGAGATGATGAAAGGGAAATGCAGGATCAATATTTGAGAGAACTAGCAAGGATGAGGAAAGAGAAAATTGTTAATTccaatatttcattttatgaTATTTTGGTAAAAGGAGCAAGCTCGTTAGCAGCATGTATGAGGAATAAAAATGTAgtggaaatttcaaaaacagcAAGATACGAAACGCAATTTCCATCATATGCTAGCATAATAAAAAGTCAGTTTAGAAAGGGTATGGAAAGGAATAACTTACTTGAACCGGCCAATAGATGCTTCAGTTCTCTCTTTAACGGCTATACTGAGTTACCATATGAATGTGGTGAAAAgatattgaaatatataagtaatGAAGACTTGAAAAATTTGATAGATGCGTTTGAGCCTAATTATATCAGTTAA